A genome region from Populus alba chromosome 3, ASM523922v2, whole genome shotgun sequence includes the following:
- the LOC118028750 gene encoding uncharacterized protein isoform X3, producing MKLHPDLRMRKFDRIIFNFPHAGFHGKEDNIKLIEKHRKLVRGFFRNANSMLRADGEIHVNHKTTTPFCHWNIEELAQRNSLVLVERVEFKIEDYPGYNNKRGDSKRCDEPFPLGECSTFKFRFSHAAKMSKATSHLGFSGKRCQQLHDDPIKMYHQLSLFNHMHPQPTVFNYKHRQPSLFKLAHPQPILFEHKCPQPTSFNRMHPQPALFNQVYSQTSLATNMNAFPGYLQSTSTISMEKADFFNGYHNHTLEPHGRTVNHVDCSYNDCKIYMPEAPGRTLEGDLYVLRELQHLSNMRSTLWRRLVLTHGRHPEASTVV from the exons ATGAAGCTTCACCCGGATTTGAGGATGCGAAAGTTTGATCGGATTATCTTCAACTTTCCTCATGCAGGTTTTCATGGAAAGGAAGACAATATTAAACTGATTGA GAAGCATAGGAAACTTGTACGGGGCTTCTTCAGGAATGCGAACAGCATGCTACGAGCAGATGGGGAAATTCATGTAAACCACAAAACAACAACTCCATTTTGCCATTGGAATATCGAGGAACTTGCACAGAGAAACTCTTTAGTATTAGTTGAACGTGTTGAATTTAAGATTGAAGACTATCCAGGTTACAACAATAAGAGAGGAGATAGCAAGAGATGTGACGAACCCTTTCCTTTGGGAGAGTGCAGTACCTTCAAGTTTAGATTCTCTCATGCTGCTAAGATGTCCAAAGCAACTAGTCACTTGGGGTTTTCCGGCAAAAGATGTCAGCAACTTCATGACGATCCAATAAAGATGTATCATCAGCTAAGTTTATTCAACCACATGCATCCTCAGCCAACTGTTTTCAACTACAAGCATAGGCAGCCATCTTTATTCAAGCTCGCACATCCTCAGCCAATTTTATTCGAGCACAAATGTCCTCAGCCAACTTCATTCAATCGAATGCATCCTCAGCCAGCCTTGTTCAATCAGGTATATTCTCAGACAAGTCTCGCCACAAATATGAATGCCTTTCCAGGCTATTTGCAATCAACTTCTACAATTAGCATGGAAAAGGCTGACTTCTTTAATGGATACCACAATCATACCTTGGAACCACATGGTAGAACTGTCAATCATGTGGACTGCTCTTATAATGACTGTAAAATCTACATGCCAGAAGCACCAGGAAGAACCTTGGAAGGTGATCTCTATGTGTTGCGTGAGCTTCAACATTTAAGCAACATGAGATCAACCCTATGGCGAAGGTTGGTTTTGACTCATGGTCGGCACCCGGAAGCTTCAACAGTTGTCTAG
- the LOC118028753 gene encoding putative disease resistance protein At4g19050 → MDSETEREIVNWLKEDNAPRLILVGIAGVGKTWMAKKIGECANNEDYAVLWVSMTVKHDNMSLYKIIAHQLSLLSTIEKLEEDDIDEEKEESPDNLKKKVSEKLEEIREENKPLLLILDDEEPKRYGSKDLLELEPLCSVNSQHKLKILISRRNIDDGQTAETSQREIKIEPLSKEDSLSLLRTRVVARVSNSSGFGQFSEAIAEKSKGLPAAIILMAGALNQVGEHDLDGALEEAAKDVSPLLHCAYGMLPSGVVTDCFWHCREFFHNYGGLHYNKLITYWIMEGYFDPVTDVEKAYEKGHSVLMQLLNRRMLKMQEDNVVILEGATQSIVDNRLGGFSGTANLGLSSLVPGGELKGLDKITPMDGMIKTLCSGKKWKEVHALLIHGSRLLREVPEKLFQRMDGLEVLVVFDLKLKQLPSSLSQLKYLHVLVLRGCDLLDNIDHISQLKKLTVLEISGASSLTKISDDFFAQLTQLQSLNLSGSQLQELPSTISKLIELRWLILRRCKRLESLPKIHELSKLEVFDLSDATMFNNFQEKTFTIFKKLKIIDLSNTQIVRLPFISDLKDLTRILLRGCRSLSRLPKLENLPRLQILDLSDAVQLKEINALKSLDQSGISSNHSASCIGNLSEIYFMGCHKLKELPCTENLIGLRVLDLSDASSLERFIDKSFNHLSLLHSINLSKTKVRSLPSLSDLHNLCFLLLRGCLCLEQLDIGGLTRLKELDLSGCENLDGLQGLNALQKLEVLDLSGCVALPEIQEQSFLNMSRLQKLNLSATKVESLSSLNSSCLCQLVLRDCTNLKILPSSKSLSKLEVLDLCGAKALGKILPDLFAHMIHLQNLNLSHNILQEFSFVSKFTKLRQLSLECCNGLETVPFLTELTGLEILDLSETDVCSLSSLEKLSHLSRLLLRKCSRLHDLPSLKSLIRLEVLDISESGIEEFPYEISELAHLKHLYMTNLKVKVDWKRIKRLPGQFDFSNLDEIDEVGKNPSILVNGTEFFQNLKKYDASLLKKYLKLFFFCICPPIEKANGGGMYLQREDIISNDAYFDLREFPRGNVPSIELCGFEKYPTGVECVLEQTECISLVENGFMKGLSGLGSDTLKLKHCWLERCTEMENIFSDHKDVKLGENLEVLWVSNLTKLKSLCSWKVGSINLNNLQHLHVDCCPMLEEGFPLKSGLENLKIMKIKFCERLKMVFKFDGSVNSELPKLQELHLFELPELTHFGARYPCEVKPNVFACPKLKLEVSGDFSNGQDASAQNAGTGA, encoded by the coding sequence ATGGACTcggagacagagagagagatagtGAACTGGTTGAAAGAAGACAATGCACCAAGACTTATTCTTGTTGGCATTGCTGGAGTAGGGAAAACATGGATGGCAAAGAAGATTGGAGAATGTGCAAACAATGAGGATTATGCTGTTCTCTGGGTATCCATGACTGTAAAACATGATAACATGTCGCTTTACAAGATTATTGCTCACCAGTTGTCTCTACTGTCCACTATCGAGAAATTGGAAGAAGATGACATTGATGAGGAGAAGGAGGAAAGCCCTGAtaacttgaagaagaaagtaTCAGAAAAGCTTGAAGAGatcagagaagaaaacaagccTCTTCTGCTAATTCTGGATGATGAGGAGCCCAAGAGATATGGAAGCAAGGACTTGCTGGAGTTGGAACCTCTGTGTAGTGTGAACTCGCAACACAAACTGAAGATTTTAATTTCCAGAAGAAACATTGATGATGGACAGACTGCTGAGACTTCCCAGAGAGAGATTAAGATTGAACCCCTGTCTAAAGAAGACTCGTTGTCTTTATTGAGGACAAGAGTAGTGGCACGAGTTTCTAACTCTTCTGGTTTTGGACAATTCTCAGAAGCTATTGCTGAAAAGAGCAAGGGTTTACCGGCTGCAATCATCCTGATGGCTGGAGCCCTAAATCAAGTTGGAGAACATGATCTAGATGGTGCTTTGGAAGAAGCTGCAAAGGATGTATCTCCGTTGCTGCACTGTGCATATGGAATGTTACCCAGTGGTGTAGTAACTGATTGCTTTTGGCACTGTAGAGAATTCTTTCATAACTATGGCGGCCTGCACTACAACAAGCTGATCACTTACTGGATAATGGAAGGCTATTTTGATCCCGTTACTGATGTTGAGAAGGCTTATGAGAAAGGACACTCTGTTTTGATGCAGCTTTTGAATCGTCGCATGCTTAAGATGCAAGAGGATAATGTTGTGATACTTGAAGGTGCAACACAGAGCATTGTTGATAATCGCTTGGGTGGATTCAGTGGGACAGCCAATCTTGGACTGTCTAGCTTGGTACCTGGTGGTGAATTGAAAGGACTTGACAAAATCACACCTATGGATGGCATGATAAAAACACTGTGCAGTGGTAAAAAATGGAAAGAGGTCCATGCATTACTGATTCATGGAAGCCGTCTTTTAAGGGAAGTCCCTGAAAAATTGTTTCAGCGCATGGATGGACTTGAGGTACTTGTTGTTTTTGATCTCAAACTCAAACAGTTGCCGTCATCTTTGTCTCAATTGAAATACCTGCATGTGCTTGTGCTCAGAGGCTGTGATCTATTAGACAACATTGATCACATCTCGCAGCTCAAGAAGTTAACTGTTCTTGAGATATCTGGGGCTAGTTCCTTGACAAAAATCTCAGATGATTTTTTTGCTCAACTGACTCAACTTCAGAGTCTCAACTTATCTGGATCCCAGCTTCAAGAGTTACCTTCTACTATTTCCAAACTGATTGAACTGCGTTGGCTCATTCTGAGAAGATGCAAGAGGTTGGAAAGTCTGCCAAAAATACATGAACTTTCAAAACTTGAAGTGTTTGACCTCTCTGATGCTACCATGTTCaataatttccaagaaaaaaccTTTACAATTTTTAAGAAACTGAAAATTATTGATCTTTCCAATACCCAGATTGTACGCTTACCATTTATTAGTGACCTTAAAGATCTAACACGCATCTTATTGAGAGGCTGCAGAAGCTTATCAAGACTGCCCAAGCTAGAAAATCTACCTCGCCTCCAAATTCTTGATCTTTCAGATGCTGTTCAACTGAAGGAGATCAATGCCCTTAAATCCCTTGATCAATCAGGAATCTCAAGCAATCATTCAGCTTCCTGCATTGGCAATCTTTCTGAAATCTATTTCATGGGCTGTCATAAACTAAAAGAACTTCCATGCACAGAAAATCTCATTGGCCTCAGAGTACTTGATCTTTCTGATGCTTCTAGCTTGGAAAGATTCATCGACAAATCTTTTAACCATCTGAGCCTCCTTCATTCTATCAACCTCTCAAAAACCAAAGTGAGAAGTCTTCCATCTCTGTCTGACCTCCATAATCTTTGTTTTCTATTGCTAAGGGGCTGTTTATGCTTGGAACAACTGGACATTGGAGGGCTTACTAGACTCAAGGAGCTAGATCTCTCTGGTTGTGAGAATCTGGATGGATTGCAGGGATTGAATGCCCTTCAAAAACTGGAGGTTCTTGATCTTTCTGGTTGTGTTGCTTTACCAGAAATTCAAGAGCAATCTTTCCTGAACATGTCTCGCCTTCAGAAACTCAATCTCTCTGCAACAAAGGTTGAAAGTCTAAGTTCTCTAAATTCTAGCTGCCTTTGTCAACTTGTACTAAGAGATTGCACAAACCTCAAAATCCTTCCATCTTCAAAATCATTGTCAAAGCTTGAGGTGCTTGATCTTTGTGGTGCTAAGGCTTTAGGTAAAATCCTACCAGATCTCTTTGCACACATGATTCACCTTCAAAATCTCAACCTATCTCATAACATTCTCCAAGAATTTTCATTTGTTTCCAAATTCACCAAGCTCAGGCAGCTTTCACTGGAATGCTGTAATGGCTtagaaacagtgccgtttttGACAGAACTTACAGGACTCGAGATTCTTGATCTTTCTGAGACAGATGTTTGCTCTCTATCATCCCTGGAAAAACTTAGCCACCTATCCAGGCTTTTGCTCAGAAAATGTTCACGCCTACATGACTTGCCATCCCTGAAATCACTTATTCGACTAGAGGTTCTTGATATATCAGAGAGTGGCATCGAAGAATTTCCTTATGAAATCTCAGAATTGGCCCATTTAAAGCACCTTTATATGACAAACTTGAAAGTCAAAGTTGATTGGAAGAGAATTAAGCGCTTACCAGGTCAGTTTGACTTTTCTAACCTTGATGAAATTGATGAAGTTGGTAAGAATCCTTCCATACTTGTGAATGGGACtgagttttttcaaaatttgaagaaataCGATGCCAGCTTGCTAAAGAAGTACCtgaagctattttttttctgcATTTGTCCTCCTATTGAGAAAGCTAATGGTGGTGGAATGTATCTTCAGAGAGAGGATATTATCTCAAATGATGCTTACTTTGACCTGAGAGAGTTTCCACGTGGTAATGTTCCGTCTATAGAACTCTGTGGATTTGAAAAGTATCCCACTGGTGTGGAGTGTGTCCTTGAGCAGACAGAGTGCATCTCTTTGGTTGAAAATGGGTTTATGAAAGGCTTGTCTGGTTTGGGCTCTGACACCTTGAAGTTGAAACACTGTTGGTTAGAGAGATGCACtgaaatggaaaatattttctctgaTCATAAAGATGTCAAACTGGGGGAAAATCTTGAGGTTCTGTGGGTTTCAAACCTTACTAAACTCAAGAGCCTATGCAGTTGGAAAGTGGGATCTATAAACTTGAATAATCTTCAGCATCTGCATGTGGATTGTTGTCCAATGCTGGAAGAGGGTTTTCCTTTAAAGTCAGGGCTGGAAAAcctcaaaataatgaaaatcaaattctgTGAGAGATTAAAGatggtttttaaatttgatggCTCAGTCAACAGCGAATTGCCAAAATTGCAAGAGTTGCATCTATTTGAATTGCCAGAGCTGACACATTTTGGGGCCCGATATCCATGTGAAGTCAAACCTAATGTCTTTGCATGCCCAAAGCTGAAACTGGAAGTGTCAGGTGACTTCTCAAATGGACAAGATGCATCTGCTCAGAATGCAGGAACTGGAGCATAA
- the LOC118028750 gene encoding heavy metal-associated isoprenylated plant protein 41 isoform X1 has translation MADKEAEKQVMIEEEKEKWLKHYSSNHQILLVGDGDFSFSLSLALSFGSGSNIVASSLDTSDVLIKKYKKAKSNLENLAKLKASTLHGVDATKMKLHPDLRMRKFDRIIFNFPHAGFHGKEDNIKLIEKHRKLVRGFFRNANSMLRADGEIHVNHKTTTPFCHWNIEELAQRNSLVLVERVEFKIEDYPGYNNKRGDSKRCDEPFPLGECSTFKFRFSHAAKMSKATSHLGFSGKRCQQLHDDPIKMYHQLSLFNHMHPQPTVFNYKHRQPSLFKLAHPQPILFEHKCPQPTSFNRMHPQPALFNQVYSQTSLATNMNAFPGYLQSTSTISMEKADFFNGYHNHTLEPHGRTVNHVDCSYNDCKIYMPEAPGRTLEGDLYVLRELQHLSNMRSTLWRRLVLTHGRHPEASTVV, from the exons ATGGCTGATAAAGAAGCAGAGAAACAAGTGATGAtcgaagaagaaaaggagaaatggTTAAAGCACTACTCATCGAATCATCAAATACTGCTGGTTGGTGATGGAGATTTCTCGTTCTCTTTGAGCTTGGCTCTTTCTTTTGGCTCTGGTTCTAACATTGTTGCTTCCTCTCTTGACACATCTG ATGTCTTGATTAAGAAATACAAGAAAGCAAAGTCAAATCTGGAAAATCTAGCGAAGCTGAAAGCATCTACCTTACATGGAGTGGACGCAACCAAAATGAAGCTTCACCCGGATTTGAGGATGCGAAAGTTTGATCGGATTATCTTCAACTTTCCTCATGCAGGTTTTCATGGAAAGGAAGACAATATTAAACTGATTGA GAAGCATAGGAAACTTGTACGGGGCTTCTTCAGGAATGCGAACAGCATGCTACGAGCAGATGGGGAAATTCATGTAAACCACAAAACAACAACTCCATTTTGCCATTGGAATATCGAGGAACTTGCACAGAGAAACTCTTTAGTATTAGTTGAACGTGTTGAATTTAAGATTGAAGACTATCCAGGTTACAACAATAAGAGAGGAGATAGCAAGAGATGTGACGAACCCTTTCCTTTGGGAGAGTGCAGTACCTTCAAGTTTAGATTCTCTCATGCTGCTAAGATGTCCAAAGCAACTAGTCACTTGGGGTTTTCCGGCAAAAGATGTCAGCAACTTCATGACGATCCAATAAAGATGTATCATCAGCTAAGTTTATTCAACCACATGCATCCTCAGCCAACTGTTTTCAACTACAAGCATAGGCAGCCATCTTTATTCAAGCTCGCACATCCTCAGCCAATTTTATTCGAGCACAAATGTCCTCAGCCAACTTCATTCAATCGAATGCATCCTCAGCCAGCCTTGTTCAATCAGGTATATTCTCAGACAAGTCTCGCCACAAATATGAATGCCTTTCCAGGCTATTTGCAATCAACTTCTACAATTAGCATGGAAAAGGCTGACTTCTTTAATGGATACCACAATCATACCTTGGAACCACATGGTAGAACTGTCAATCATGTGGACTGCTCTTATAATGACTGTAAAATCTACATGCCAGAAGCACCAGGAAGAACCTTGGAAGGTGATCTCTATGTGTTGCGTGAGCTTCAACATTTAAGCAACATGAGATCAACCCTATGGCGAAGGTTGGTTTTGACTCATGGTCGGCACCCGGAAGCTTCAACAGTTGTCTAG
- the LOC118028752 gene encoding uncharacterized protein has translation MSEDLRGKLGPDHFSYYASEVERLLQDEDNHFLTSQTAENLGNKHEHAKWEDRLQPSCDLGSSFSNSVGPRLSDFQREMLKLRLQQSVVVLTSEVNEMLDPVLSMCRLQSQLTARPALSKADAKQVPSQKVMVSSYSSSTNTPLVASPSNSSTEADDMKFLLENNSSHVAKTLKKYSDELLSTLEHMEQKLEELLDAVASNCRPMNHTEKQQLQKLIKKLPPKKLDRVVEIVQRSKPIESQDHDEIFVNLEEKDNATVWRLYYYAEAAEKARLL, from the exons ATGTCAGAAGATTTAAGGGGTAAACTTGGACCAGATCACTTCAGTTACTATGCAAGCGAAGTAGAACGATTGTTGCAAGATGAGGATAACCATTTTTTGACTTCACAAACTGCTGAAAATCTTGGAAATAAACATGAGCATGCCAAATGGGAGGACAGGCTTCAACCCAGTTGCGATTTGGGTTCTTCCTTTAGTAATTCTGTTGGACCACGGCTTTCGGATTTCCAAAGAGAAATGTTGAAGTTACGTCTTCAGCAATCTGTGGTGGTTCTAACATCAGAAGTCAATGAG ATGCTTGATCCGGTCTTATCCATGTGCCGGTTACAATCACAGCTCACAGCAAGACCTGCATTATCTAAAGCTGATGCAAAGCAAGTTCCCTCCCAGAAAGTTATGGTTTCTTCATATTCCTCATCAACCAACACTCCTTTGGTTGCTAGTCCTTCTAACTCTTCTACAGAG GCTGATGATATGAAGTTCCTTCTAGAGAATAACAGCTCCCATGTTGCAAAGACACTGAAGAAATATTCTGATGAACTACTTTCAACA tTGGAACACATGGAGCAAAAGCTTGAAGAACTTCTTGATGCAGTGGCATCTAACTGCAG GCCAATGAATCATACTGAGAAGCAGCAActtcaaaaactaattaagaagCTACCACCGAAGAAGCTTGACCGGGTAGTTGAGATTGTTCAACGTAGCAAGCCAATAGAAAGCCAAGACCATGATGAAATTTTTGTCAATTTAGAAGAAAAG GATAACGCAACAGTTTGGAGATTGTATTACTATGCTGAAGCAGCGGAGAAGGCTAGACTCCTCTAG
- the LOC118028750 gene encoding uncharacterized protein At4g26485 isoform X2, with the protein MADKEAEKQVMIEEEKEKWLKHYSSNHQILLVGDGDFSFSLSLALSFGSGSNIVASSLDTSDVLIKKYKKAKSNLENLAKLKASTLHGVDATKMKLHPDLRMRKFDRIIFNFPHAGFHGKEDNIKLIEKHRKLVRGFFRNANSMLRADGEIHVNHKTTTPFCHWNIEELAQRNSLVLVERVEFKIEDYPGYNNKRGDSKRCDEPFPLGECSTFKFRFSHAAKMSKATSHLGFSGKRCQQLHDDPIKMYHQLSLFNHMHPQPTVFNYKHRQPSLFKLAHPQPILFEHKCPQPTSFNRMHPQPALFNQKHQEEPWKVISMCCVSFNI; encoded by the exons ATGGCTGATAAAGAAGCAGAGAAACAAGTGATGAtcgaagaagaaaaggagaaatggTTAAAGCACTACTCATCGAATCATCAAATACTGCTGGTTGGTGATGGAGATTTCTCGTTCTCTTTGAGCTTGGCTCTTTCTTTTGGCTCTGGTTCTAACATTGTTGCTTCCTCTCTTGACACATCTG ATGTCTTGATTAAGAAATACAAGAAAGCAAAGTCAAATCTGGAAAATCTAGCGAAGCTGAAAGCATCTACCTTACATGGAGTGGACGCAACCAAAATGAAGCTTCACCCGGATTTGAGGATGCGAAAGTTTGATCGGATTATCTTCAACTTTCCTCATGCAGGTTTTCATGGAAAGGAAGACAATATTAAACTGATTGA GAAGCATAGGAAACTTGTACGGGGCTTCTTCAGGAATGCGAACAGCATGCTACGAGCAGATGGGGAAATTCATGTAAACCACAAAACAACAACTCCATTTTGCCATTGGAATATCGAGGAACTTGCACAGAGAAACTCTTTAGTATTAGTTGAACGTGTTGAATTTAAGATTGAAGACTATCCAGGTTACAACAATAAGAGAGGAGATAGCAAGAGATGTGACGAACCCTTTCCTTTGGGAGAGTGCAGTACCTTCAAGTTTAGATTCTCTCATGCTGCTAAGATGTCCAAAGCAACTAGTCACTTGGGGTTTTCCGGCAAAAGATGTCAGCAACTTCATGACGATCCAATAAAGATGTATCATCAGCTAAGTTTATTCAACCACATGCATCCTCAGCCAACTGTTTTCAACTACAAGCATAGGCAGCCATCTTTATTCAAGCTCGCACATCCTCAGCCAATTTTATTCGAGCACAAATGTCCTCAGCCAACTTCATTCAATCGAATGCATCCTCAGCCAGCCTTGTTCAATCAG AAGCACCAGGAAGAACCTTGGAAGGTGATCTCTATGTGTTGCGTGAGCTTCAACATTTAA